A genomic segment from Anabas testudineus chromosome 6, fAnaTes1.2, whole genome shotgun sequence encodes:
- the parietopsin gene encoding LOW QUALITY PROTEIN: parietopsin (The sequence of the model RefSeq protein was modified relative to this genomic sequence to represent the inferred CDS: substituted 1 base at 1 genomic stop codon), producing MSHFSRXEMLMFVRPTIFPRVGYSILSYLMFLITLLSVFNNCLVITVIVRNPSVLQPMNIFILSLAVSDLLIGLCGSLVVTITNYHGSFFIGHTACVFQGFAVNYFGLVSLCTLTLLAFERYNVVCKPKTGLKLSVRRSILGLLFVWIFCLFWAVTPLFGWSSYGPEGVQTSCSLAWEERSWNNYSYLMLYTLLCFIFPVTGIIYCYSKVLTSMNKLNRSVELQGGRSSQKENDHAISMVLAMIVAFFVCWLPYTVLSMVVVVNPELHIPPLVATMPMYFAKTSPVYNPIIYFLSNKQFRDTTLEVLSCGRYISHEPSVSINMCSSSRNINTHSKVSPL from the exons tgtcaG GCCCACCATCTTCCCCCGGGTTGGCTACAGTATACTTTCTTACCTGATGTTCCTCATCACACTGTTATCGGTTTTTAACAACTGTCTCGTTATTACCGTGATAGTGAGGAATCCATCTGTCCTCCAGCCCATGAACATTTTTATCCTCAGCCTGGCTGTGTCTGACCTCCTGATCGGTCTGTGCGGCTCGCTTGTCGTTACCATCACCAACTACCACGGCTCTTTCTTTATAGGCCACACAGCCTGTGTGTTTCAGGGATTTGCAGTTAATTATTTTG GTCTGGTGTCTCTCTGTACTCTCACCCTGCTTGCATTTGAGCGATACAATGTGGTGTGTAAGCCAAAAACTGGTTTGAAGTTGAGCGTACGGAGAAGCATCTTGGGTCTTCTATTTGTCTGGATCTTCTGCTTGTTTTGGGCTGTGACTCCGTTATTTGGCTGGAGCTCTTACGGACCAGAGGGAGTTCAGACCTCCTGCTCTCTGGCCTGGGAGGAGCGATCGTGGAACAACTACAGCTATCTCATGCTCTACACACTCCTCTGCTTCATTTTCCCTGTTACAGGCATCATCTACTGCTACTCTAAGGTGCTCACATCAATGAATAAG CTGAATAGAAGTGTAGAACTCCAGGGCGGGCGTTCCAGCCAGAAGGAGAATGACCACGCCATTTCTATGGTCCTGGCCATGATTGTAGCATTTTTTGTTTGCTGGCTGCCATACACTGTGTTGTCAATGGTCGTGGTTGTGAATCCAGAGCTCCACATTCCTCCGCTTGTCGCCACCATGCCCATGTACTTTGCCAAGACAAGCCCTGTCTATAACCCCATCATCTACTTCCTTTCTAACAAGCAG TTCCGTGATACCACTCTGGAGGTGCTGTCATGTGGCCGTTACATTTCCCACGAGcccagtgtcagcatcaacatgTGCTCTTCAAGCAGGAACATCAACACTCACAGCAAGGTGTCGCCTCTGTGA